In Shewanella sp. VB17, a single genomic region encodes these proteins:
- a CDS encoding DMT family transporter translates to MNILLAMIPAFFWGTTYAVSQFSLTDWPPLLLGALRALPAGLLLFAIKPTFLKKQDWWVLCRLGAINIAAFFSFIFIMAQTLPAAISGVGMLCVPVFAMLFHWAVSGGKPNPVQAFFAGLLIVLAWFLFDPSSISLNLIGLLAMLAAIMCIIIGSRITKSLGDRLHWWTILSWQLIIGGSLLSIAVLCHSFYSPAAYIKVVDEFSQNNAAGLLWIILLNTALGYSLYVWLLQRMSVVDFTFGGIANPVAGIVSGMLLLNEAFTLTQYLLMASMILTSLMPQIILIIKEKMIKNKYDTSTTMG, encoded by the coding sequence ATGAATATTCTACTTGCCATGATCCCTGCTTTTTTCTGGGGTACCACATACGCTGTCAGCCAGTTTTCGTTAACTGATTGGCCTCCTTTATTATTGGGCGCACTACGTGCATTACCTGCTGGATTGCTGCTATTTGCTATTAAACCCACTTTTCTGAAAAAACAGGACTGGTGGGTATTATGTCGTCTTGGCGCCATTAATATTGCCGCTTTCTTTAGCTTTATTTTTATCATGGCCCAGACATTACCAGCTGCAATCTCAGGTGTGGGTATGCTCTGTGTTCCAGTTTTTGCCATGCTCTTTCATTGGGCTGTCAGCGGGGGTAAGCCTAATCCAGTGCAGGCTTTTTTTGCAGGTCTATTAATTGTACTGGCTTGGTTTTTATTTGATCCCAGCTCAATCTCTCTCAATCTTATAGGCTTACTCGCTATGCTAGCTGCCATAATGTGCATTATTATCGGCAGTCGCATCACTAAATCTTTAGGCGATCGCCTCCATTGGTGGACAATTTTAAGCTGGCAATTAATCATAGGTGGCAGCTTACTTTCAATAGCGGTTTTATGTCACTCTTTTTATTCACCGGCCGCTTACATAAAAGTAGTTGACGAATTCAGCCAAAATAATGCCGCCGGACTACTATGGATAATACTACTCAATACCGCCTTAGGTTACAGTCTGTATGTTTGGTTATTGCAAAGAATGAGCGTAGTAGACTTTACCTTTGGTGGAATAGCTAACCCAGTAGCAGGGATAGTTTCAGGCATGTTGCTATTAAATGAAGCTTTCACTCTCACTCAATATCTATTGATGGCAAGTATGATTTTAACCTCGCTGATGCCACAAATAATACTGATAATAAAAGAGAAAATGATTAAAAATAAATACGATACCTCAACAACAATGGGATAA
- a CDS encoding alkyl/aryl-sulfatase yields the protein MFNLRLSTANSTSLHCKASFTLVQRKFDTQCRFSLLCAVSLLLVACTPESSISATEGGVSIVDAHGFSSASDHTIEVNRQLLNQLPFDDKQDFIDAKRGFIASLPDLKLTSPAGRTIWNTPEYDFIGGESPKSVNPSLWRQASLNNIQGLFEVAKGIYQIRGFDLANMTLIAGKSGWIIVDPLTTAETARAAIDFVNQQLGEKPISAIVFTHSHMDHFGGVLGLFKTAAEAKLTTIDIVAPAGFMHEATSENVMAGTAMTRRAMYMYGKRLPRSERGHIDSGLGKEPAFGTFSILAPTISVATDESHIIDGVQFDFQIVSGSEAPAEFTFYLPEQQAYCGAELVSKTMHNLYTLRGAKVRDALQWSRSIDDALTHQKEAKIYFGSHHWPIWGQDAINDFLEKQRDIYKYIHDQSVRMLNAGLTANEIAEQLILPPSLSNTFSIRGYYGTVKHNAKAVYQAYLGWYDANPANLDPLPEENAAIKYVELIGGVDAVLQHAEAAYIKGDYRWTAELLNHAVFADSENKQVKTLLANTYDQLGYQAESAPWRDVYLSAAYELRHGTPDKGMDLASMKQVLLHSPVDNFFQSMASRVIGPDAFGEELLLNIYFTDLNENYVLELKNSVLHHSKATKAADANATLSISHELFIDIIIGSAGAKDMLFSDELTIEGSKLDLVNFFRLLDKPKGVFNIVTP from the coding sequence ATGTTTAATTTACGTTTGTCCACTGCAAACAGTACCAGTCTACATTGTAAGGCTAGTTTTACATTGGTACAGAGAAAGTTTGATACTCAGTGTCGTTTTTCTCTGCTCTGTGCGGTGAGCTTATTGTTGGTGGCTTGTACGCCAGAAAGTTCGATATCTGCGACTGAAGGTGGTGTCTCTATTGTAGATGCTCACGGTTTTTCGTCAGCATCAGATCACACTATTGAGGTGAACCGTCAGTTACTTAATCAGCTTCCATTTGATGATAAACAAGATTTTATTGATGCTAAGCGTGGTTTTATTGCCAGTCTTCCCGATTTGAAACTTACGTCCCCTGCAGGACGAACGATCTGGAATACGCCAGAATATGACTTTATTGGAGGAGAGTCACCCAAGAGCGTTAATCCAAGTTTGTGGCGCCAAGCCAGCCTTAACAATATTCAAGGTTTGTTCGAAGTGGCGAAGGGGATTTATCAGATCCGTGGTTTCGATCTGGCCAATATGACACTGATAGCGGGCAAAAGTGGTTGGATCATTGTTGACCCTCTGACAACGGCTGAAACGGCTCGTGCTGCTATTGATTTTGTCAATCAACAGTTAGGTGAAAAACCCATATCTGCCATTGTGTTTACTCATAGCCATATGGATCACTTTGGTGGCGTATTAGGTTTATTTAAGACCGCAGCAGAAGCAAAATTAACGACAATTGATATCGTCGCTCCAGCGGGGTTTATGCATGAAGCAACAAGTGAAAATGTTATGGCTGGCACTGCCATGACCCGCCGTGCTATGTATATGTATGGCAAACGTTTACCGCGAAGTGAACGGGGACATATCGATTCAGGTTTAGGTAAAGAGCCAGCCTTTGGTACTTTTAGCATTTTAGCGCCGACAATTTCGGTCGCCACCGATGAGTCACACATTATTGATGGGGTGCAATTTGATTTTCAAATCGTGTCCGGATCAGAAGCGCCTGCTGAGTTTACCTTTTACCTACCCGAGCAGCAGGCATATTGTGGTGCTGAATTGGTCTCTAAAACGATGCACAACCTTTATACGCTAAGAGGTGCGAAGGTCAGGGATGCTCTGCAGTGGAGCCGCTCAATTGACGATGCGTTAACACATCAAAAAGAGGCTAAGATATATTTTGGTAGTCATCATTGGCCTATTTGGGGACAGGATGCGATTAATGATTTTCTTGAGAAGCAACGAGATATCTATAAATATATTCACGATCAATCTGTACGTATGCTCAATGCTGGATTGACGGCCAATGAAATTGCTGAGCAATTAATACTTCCACCCTCATTATCAAACACATTCTCTATTCGAGGCTACTACGGTACGGTCAAGCATAATGCTAAAGCAGTGTACCAAGCATATCTTGGCTGGTATGACGCGAATCCCGCTAATCTCGATCCGCTACCAGAGGAAAATGCCGCGATTAAGTATGTTGAGCTAATTGGGGGGGTCGACGCTGTGTTGCAGCATGCTGAGGCTGCCTATATAAAAGGAGATTACCGCTGGACAGCTGAGCTGTTAAATCATGCTGTGTTTGCAGACAGTGAAAATAAACAGGTTAAAACCTTATTGGCCAACACTTATGATCAGTTGGGATATCAAGCTGAATCGGCACCTTGGCGTGATGTTTATCTTTCTGCAGCGTATGAATTACGCCATGGTACACCCGATAAGGGCATGGATTTGGCTTCGATGAAACAAGTTTTACTGCACTCGCCGGTAGATAACTTCTTTCAATCCATGGCGTCACGAGTGATAGGCCCTGATGCTTTTGGTGAGGAGTTATTATTGAATATTTATTTTACAGATTTGAATGAAAACTATGTCTTAGAGTTGAAAAACTCGGTATTGCATCATAGTAAAGCGACTAAAGCCGCTGATGCCAATGCCACATTGAGCATTAGTCATGAACTCTTCATTGATATCATCATTGGCAGTGCGGGTGCTAAGGACATGCTATTTTCAGATGAGTTAACTATTGAAGGGAGTAAGCTAGATTTAGTTAACTTCTTTAGACTACTGGACAAACCAAAAGGGGTGTTTAATATCGTAACCCCATAA
- a CDS encoding superoxide dismutase family protein, whose translation MNKLLLTTLLLASTGLSAENLSVNMKDLNSGEIVGRILIAQSDYGVVFTPQLSGLPAGLHGFHVHVNPSCETSEKNNQTILGGAAGGHYDPTKTGQHGYPWSNNNHLGDLPPLYVDMNGNAVQPVSSPRIKLTDLSGRALMIHAGGDNHADHPQALGGGGARLVCGVIQP comes from the coding sequence ATGAATAAACTTTTACTTACCACTTTATTGTTAGCGTCAACTGGTCTTAGTGCAGAAAATCTTTCTGTTAACATGAAAGATTTAAATTCAGGCGAAATAGTTGGCCGTATATTGATAGCACAAAGTGACTACGGTGTAGTTTTTACTCCACAGTTATCAGGTTTACCAGCAGGTTTGCATGGGTTTCATGTACATGTAAACCCATCGTGTGAGACTTCAGAAAAAAATAATCAAACAATTTTAGGTGGCGCAGCGGGGGGGCATTATGATCCTACTAAAACAGGCCAACATGGATATCCATGGTCTAACAATAATCATTTAGGCGATTTACCTCCCTTGTACGTGGATATGAATGGCAATGCTGTACAGCCAGTATCTTCTCCTCGGATTAAGCTTACTGATTTATCAGGCCGAGCGTTAATGATACATGCTGGCGGTGATAATCATGCTGATCATCCCCAAGCATTAGGTGGCGGAGGTGCACGCTTGGTGTGTGGTGTTATTCAACCCTAG
- a CDS encoding MFS transporter, whose product MNKNIFLLWQGQLISQLGTQAYLIVMMFWLMDNTGLSVLMSLMLTLSILPNLFFGPIAGVIADQFSRKKIIIVTDLIRGMTVLFLSIMIFSEYANQTLIVVLFTIVSFINGISKAFFQPAIDAFIPDLVATEKLSKTVAFFQSSTQCTNIVGQAIGGVLYRVLGAPVLLFLDAISYFISAFSESFIKHDPKFIERKDNGKIGYEQHKSHLIDGLNYVKGNKGMFQSMLFASSVNFFIAPIMLLLPFYVTEQLLEGSQWYGFLLAAMAFGSIFGYWISARINVDGHRRSAVMFGAMILLSCGVMLLSYSLLPYLSFVALFIVGLSFGIFNLQAMTLFQTKTPTQLRGRVMSLLMTMCSALLPIGLVVSGGLGALTNNDTQFIFSLSSVSISILSIITTFNTDIKSFIFNAEVSDVCVA is encoded by the coding sequence TTGAATAAAAATATATTTCTATTATGGCAAGGTCAATTAATCAGTCAATTAGGTACTCAAGCTTATTTGATAGTAATGATGTTTTGGCTTATGGATAATACAGGCTTATCGGTATTGATGAGTCTAATGTTAACATTATCTATATTACCTAATTTATTTTTTGGCCCTATTGCTGGTGTCATCGCTGACCAATTCTCAAGAAAAAAAATAATAATAGTGACTGATCTGATTCGGGGTATGACTGTTCTTTTTTTATCTATAATGATTTTTAGCGAGTATGCTAATCAGACGTTAATTGTTGTGCTTTTTACGATAGTATCTTTTATTAATGGAATATCGAAGGCTTTCTTTCAACCTGCCATTGATGCATTTATTCCTGATCTTGTTGCTACTGAAAAGCTTTCTAAAACAGTTGCATTTTTTCAATCATCAACTCAATGTACAAATATAGTAGGTCAAGCAATTGGGGGAGTACTTTATCGTGTATTAGGTGCTCCAGTGTTACTTTTTTTAGATGCTATTTCTTATTTTATATCTGCTTTTAGTGAGTCATTTATTAAACATGATCCTAAATTTATTGAAAGAAAAGACAATGGGAAAATTGGATATGAACAACATAAATCACATCTAATCGATGGACTTAATTATGTTAAAGGTAATAAAGGTATGTTTCAAAGCATGCTCTTTGCGTCTTCTGTCAATTTTTTCATTGCTCCTATTATGTTGCTTTTACCATTTTATGTGACAGAGCAACTATTGGAAGGGTCACAATGGTATGGATTTTTATTAGCAGCTATGGCGTTTGGTAGTATTTTTGGGTATTGGATTTCAGCAAGAATAAATGTGGATGGTCATCGGCGATCTGCTGTAATGTTTGGCGCCATGATTTTGCTTTCGTGTGGTGTAATGTTACTTAGTTACAGTCTTTTACCTTACCTTTCATTTGTTGCTTTGTTTATCGTTGGATTAAGTTTCGGTATATTTAATCTCCAAGCAATGACATTGTTTCAAACAAAGACCCCTACGCAACTTCGTGGACGAGTGATGAGTCTTTTAATGACTATGTGTAGTGCACTATTACCTATAGGTTTAGTCGTTAGTGGTGGCTTGGGTGCTCTGACTAATAATGATACTCAATTTATTTTTAGCTTGTCTTCTGTCAGTATTTCGATACTGTCAATCATTACAACTTTCAATACAGATATTAAAAGCTTTATATTTAATGCTGAAGTAAGCGATGTGTGTGTTGCTTAA
- a CDS encoding DUF3010 family protein, whose product MSVTGMFLKANEVRLVTLLGSRTDHELVVSNINKLILIKNPSQSDVVQFGAAISRYCAENNVKQIVVNRRATSGQAAGGAGTFLMEGIILALATVKVDSVHAATVRATDKKASEFKGIKPKTVDLGKAYDLAFEFLM is encoded by the coding sequence ATGTCAGTAACGGGAATGTTTTTAAAGGCCAATGAAGTTCGTCTGGTCACATTACTTGGTTCGCGTACAGATCACGAGCTGGTAGTATCTAACATCAATAAACTCATATTGATTAAAAACCCGAGTCAGAGCGATGTTGTTCAGTTCGGTGCTGCTATTAGCCGTTACTGTGCTGAAAATAATGTTAAACAGATAGTGGTCAATCGCAGAGCGACATCAGGTCAAGCTGCTGGTGGGGCGGGAACTTTTTTAATGGAAGGTATTATTTTAGCGCTCGCTACTGTAAAAGTTGACAGTGTTCATGCTGCAACAGTTAGGGCGACAGATAAAAAAGCCTCTGAGTTTAAAGGTATCAAGCCCAAAACCGTTGATCTTGGTAAAGCTTATGATTTAGCATTTGAATTTCTTATGTAA
- a CDS encoding MarR family winged helix-turn-helix transcriptional regulator produces MPNHTPEGLDSVDNVVEQWAKEKPQLDTLSMASMGRLARLSKHLEQGIAVCHNEHELKAGEFDVLATLRRSGGDYCLTPSALLASMMLTSGAMTHRLDRLESKALIVRVHSKQDRRSVSVALSDSGLTLIDKVIESHVETQNKLMGALTDVDKFHLNQLLKKCLFQFER; encoded by the coding sequence ATGCCTAACCATACACCAGAGGGTCTAGATAGCGTCGATAATGTCGTTGAGCAATGGGCTAAAGAGAAACCTCAACTTGACACTTTATCAATGGCTTCAATGGGACGATTAGCACGATTATCTAAGCACTTAGAGCAGGGAATCGCGGTTTGTCATAACGAACATGAATTAAAAGCTGGAGAGTTCGATGTATTGGCTACATTGCGTCGCTCTGGTGGTGACTATTGCTTAACTCCTTCAGCATTACTTGCTTCTATGATGTTAACATCAGGTGCGATGACTCATCGCTTAGATAGGCTTGAATCTAAAGCTTTAATTGTGAGAGTACACAGTAAACAAGATCGTCGTAGCGTATCTGTTGCACTCTCTGACTCGGGGCTAACTCTGATCGATAAGGTCATAGAATCTCATGTTGAGACGCAAAATAAGTTGATGGGAGCCTTAACTGATGTCGATAAATTTCATTTAAATCAGCTGTTGAAAAAATGTCTATTTCAGTTTGAAAGGTAA
- a CDS encoding redoxin domain-containing protein codes for MKNFLNMILIIVFTTPLTVTASDLNVGDTAPNFKLQSTDGDFYQLSDYLGKQTVVLAWYPMANTHGCTLECRSLVQKGHLIREYNAVYMMASVDDLEDNQDFAKKQKADFPMLSDPTKETAKAYDVLNFIRVASRMTFYIGKNGKILKIDEDINAETAAENIAANLQALGIEKSAK; via the coding sequence ATGAAAAATTTTTTAAACATGATATTAATCATAGTATTTACTACCCCACTAACCGTGACGGCCAGTGATCTTAACGTCGGTGATACCGCGCCAAATTTTAAGCTTCAATCGACTGATGGCGATTTTTATCAACTCAGTGATTACCTCGGGAAACAAACGGTAGTACTCGCTTGGTATCCGATGGCAAATACCCATGGTTGTACGCTTGAGTGCCGCTCTCTGGTTCAAAAAGGGCATCTCATCCGTGAGTATAATGCAGTATATATGATGGCCAGTGTCGATGATTTAGAAGACAATCAAGATTTTGCAAAAAAACAAAAAGCCGATTTCCCTATGTTAAGCGATCCAACTAAAGAGACCGCTAAGGCTTATGATGTGCTGAACTTTATTCGTGTAGCCAGCAGAATGACTTTCTACATAGGTAAGAATGGTAAAATTTTAAAAATAGATGAAGACATCAATGCAGAAACAGCGGCTGAAAACATAGCCGCAAACCTGCAAGCATTAGGCATAGAAAAAAGCGCTAAATAA
- a CDS encoding DUF5993 family protein, with the protein MDMMALLFFLYLITMLFALKGKRTLSCYSFIMSLIVSLFWFSHHATDTLMILL; encoded by the coding sequence ATGGATATGATGGCTTTACTCTTTTTTTTATATTTAATCACTATGCTTTTTGCATTAAAAGGCAAGCGAACGCTGTCTTGTTATAGCTTTATAATGTCGCTAATAGTGAGCCTGTTTTGGTTCTCACACCACGCCACAGATACATTAATGATTTTACTCTAG
- a CDS encoding disulfide bond formation protein B: MTESLARQLNALGAIAISLVLAFAFYSQFINAELPCPLCLLQRVGFIAVLFGLLCNIIYGPRSLHYSFMLLGALFGAAVALRQVALHVIPGTPFYGDPFLSYHFYTWAFISFSLVILGTSIMLSFSSQYQDVKYLSLAKMPLLSKFAVVITLAITLLNVLSTFAECGPFECPANPVSYWLFS, translated from the coding sequence ATGACTGAATCACTTGCCCGTCAACTCAATGCACTCGGCGCAATTGCTATTTCTTTGGTCTTAGCATTTGCCTTTTATTCTCAATTCATCAATGCTGAGCTGCCTTGTCCATTATGCTTGCTACAGCGAGTCGGATTTATCGCCGTTTTATTTGGCTTGCTCTGTAATATTATTTACGGCCCAAGAAGTCTACATTATAGTTTTATGCTATTAGGAGCTCTGTTTGGCGCTGCTGTTGCATTAAGGCAAGTCGCTTTACATGTGATCCCCGGTACGCCATTTTACGGTGACCCTTTTTTATCATACCATTTCTATACTTGGGCCTTTATTAGCTTTTCACTGGTGATTTTAGGCACCAGTATCATGCTCTCATTTTCATCTCAGTACCAAGATGTTAAATATCTTTCACTTGCAAAAATGCCCTTGTTGAGTAAGTTTGCCGTGGTCATAACACTGGCAATCACATTACTCAATGTACTCAGTACATTTGCAGAATGTGGCCCGTTTGAATGTCCTGCAAATCCCGTCAGCTACTGGTTATTTAGCTAA
- a CDS encoding PA4780 family RIO1-like protein kinase, with protein MKIPKRIQPLVNEGLVDEVLRPLMSGKEADVFVVRCGDDVRCAKIYKEAEQRSFKQAVQYREGRKSRNSRRARAMEKGSKFGRVEQESAWQNAEVDALFRLDDAGVRVPKPYGCFDGVLLMELITDDEGFVAPRLNDVTLTLEQALEQHKSVMKDVQRMLCVGLIHGDLSEFNVLLDGTGPVIIDLPQAVDAAANNNAKRMLERDVNNMTQYYGQFAPELLETKYAKEMWALFETGKLNTETDLTGKFIESNKQADVGSILAEIEAAFDEEQERKARIRDADED; from the coding sequence ATGAAAATTCCGAAACGTATCCAGCCTCTCGTAAATGAAGGCTTAGTAGATGAAGTCCTTCGTCCATTGATGAGTGGCAAAGAAGCCGATGTGTTCGTTGTCCGATGTGGTGACGATGTCCGTTGTGCAAAAATATATAAAGAAGCAGAGCAACGCAGCTTTAAGCAAGCAGTTCAATATAGAGAGGGGCGTAAGAGCCGTAATAGCCGCCGTGCTAGAGCGATGGAGAAGGGGTCTAAATTTGGCCGTGTAGAGCAAGAGTCAGCCTGGCAAAATGCTGAAGTCGATGCTTTATTTCGTTTAGATGATGCTGGTGTTCGCGTACCAAAGCCCTATGGCTGTTTCGATGGCGTACTACTCATGGAGCTTATTACTGATGATGAAGGCTTTGTTGCTCCACGATTAAATGATGTGACTTTGACCTTAGAGCAGGCTTTAGAGCAACATAAATCGGTAATGAAGGATGTGCAACGTATGTTGTGCGTTGGACTGATTCATGGCGATTTGTCTGAGTTTAATGTCTTATTAGATGGCACAGGCCCAGTGATCATTGATTTACCTCAAGCCGTTGATGCTGCAGCCAATAATAATGCTAAACGCATGCTTGAGCGTGATGTGAATAACATGACGCAATACTATGGTCAGTTTGCGCCTGAGTTACTCGAGACTAAATATGCCAAAGAGATGTGGGCACTCTTTGAGACTGGCAAACTCAACACTGAGACAGATCTAACTGGCAAGTTTATAGAAAGCAACAAACAAGCGGATGTCGGATCTATTCTTGCTGAAATTGAAGCTGCTTTTGACGAAGAGCAAGAACGTAAAGCACGTATAAGGGATGCTGACGAAGATTAA